The Streptomyces tendae DNA segment ACATCCGCACGCGCAGCGTCTCGCCCGGGTACACCACGTCGGTGAACCGGGCCGTGAAGGAGCGAACGCGGGTGACGTCGCCGTCTAGCAGGGTGTCGACGACCGCCTTCAGGGTCATGCCGTAGGTGCACAGGCCGTGCAGCACGGGGCGGCCGTACCCGGCCCGGCGTGCGAAGTCCGGGTCGGCGTGAAGGGGGTTGAGGTCGCCGGTGAGGCGGTAGAGCAGCGCCTGGTCCTCCCGTACGGGGCGCTCGACGACACGGTCCGGGGCACCCCGCTCCTCCCACGCGCCCGCCGACGGCCCGCGGTCGCCGCCCCAGCCGCCCTCGCCGCGTACGTACACCTGCGCCTCGGCCGTCCACAGCGGACCGTCGGCGTCGGCGGCGTCGCTGCGCAGCAGCAGGAGGGCCGCCTTGCCCTTGTCGTACACGGCGGCGATCCGGTCGGTGCGGGTGGCGGTGGCCCGGACGGGCAGGGGGCGGTGCACGGTGAGCGACTGGCCGCCGTGCAGGACGCGGGCGAGGTCGACGTCGACGCCGGGCATGGACAGGGCCGCGATCACCCCGGGCGGTCCGCCACCCGCGACGGTGGCGAAGCTGGGCAGGACGTGCAGCCGGGACTCCAGCGTGTAGCGCAGTTCGCGGGGGTCGGTGGCGGGCACGCCCGCCCCGATGCCGAGGTGGTAGAGCTGGACGTCCCCCGGTGCCCAGGAGATCTCGGCGGTGCGGGGCGCGGCGGCGAGCGCCCGGGCTGCGTCGACGGGCATGTGGCTCCTGATCGCCGGGGTGTGGTCCAGGACCCTGTATAGCCCAGCGCCCGGCACCCGTCAGCCGCGCCCACCCGGGACATCCGTACCGGTGGGGACCGTACGGACGGCTCTGGGCGGGTGCCCCGGGCCGGCCCTACCGTCGACAGGGACCGCACCCGGCCGGGTGCGGTCGGACGGACCACACGGCGAAACCGGGGGAAGAGACATGACGGCGACCTGTGAGACGTACCCGAAGGCCCGTGGTCCACGCGGTCCGGGGCTCGGCCATCCGCGGCTGCTCCCCTGGCTGCTGGTCGCGATGGGCGCGTTCTCCCACCTCTTCCAGGGCACCACCTCGGACCCGTGGGTCGGCGGCGCGGGGCTCCTGGCGTTCAACTCCCTGTACGTCTTCCTGGCGTTCACCACGCATCCGTGCGGCACCCGGGACACCGTCGCGCGGCGGGTGGCGCTCGGTCTGCTGGCCGCGGTGACCTGCGTGCTAGCCGTCGGCCACGGCGGCGACTGGCTGCTGTACTTCCCGCTCCTCGGACTGGCGACGGGCGTGGTGCTGCGCGGGCGGCCGCTGCTGGCCGTCGCTGCCGCGGTGACGGCGGTCGCGGGCGCGGTCTCCTGGTACCACGACGGCTGGGGCAGCCTCGACATCCTCTACGCGACGGCCGTCTCCGCGCTGGTGACCGCCACGATCGTGCGGCTGGCGGACACGGTGTACGAACTGCGGGAGGCCCGCCGGGAGCTGGCCCGGCGGGCGGTGGAGGAGGAGAGGCTGCGCTTCTCGCGCGACCTGCACGATCTGCTGGGGCACACGATGTCGGTGATCGTGGTCAAGTCTGAGGCGGCCCGGCGGCTGGTGCCGCGCGACCCGCAGGCGGCGTTGGCGCAGGTCACGGACATCGAGGCGGTCGGCCGGCAGGCCCTCACGGAGATCCGCGAGGCGGTGACGGGCTACCGGGAGGGCAGCCTGGACACCGAACTGGACCGGGCCCGCTCGGCGCTCACGGCGGCCGGCGTCGACCCCGTGGTGCACCGCTCCGGCCCGGCCCCGGGACCGCGTACGGAGGTGCTGCTGGGCTGGGTGGTCCGCGAGGCCGTCACCAACGTCGTACGGCACAGCGCGGCGCGGCGCTGCGGGATCACGATCGTGACCACGGAGGACGCGGCCCGGCTGACCGTCACCGACGACGGCACCGGGGCGAAGGCGGACACCGCCACGGACCCCGGTGCGACGCCCGCGGGCGGGACGGGTCTGCGCGGGCTGGCCGAGCGGCTCGCGGCTGCGGGCGGCACGCTGCGGGCGGGTGAGGGCGCGGGCGGCGGTTTCGAGGTCATCGTGGAACTGCCGGTGGGGCACGCGGCGCCGGGGGCGGGCGCGTCCTCCGCCGCACGGGAGCCGTCGGCGCCGGCGGTGTGAGCGGCCGTGACGTCACCGCTCGGCTGCGATCCGCCCACCGCGACCTACGCTGCTGCCGTGAACGAGATGCCGCGTGAGCACCGGCCCGGCGGACCCGTCCGGGTGCTGCTGGCGGAGGACCAGGGGATGATGCGCGGCGCGCTCGCGCTGCTGCTCGGGATGGAGCCCGACATCGAGGTCGTGGCGCAGGTGGGCACCGGGGACGCGATCGTGGAGGCGGTCCTCACCCACCGTCCCGACGTCGCCCTCCTCGACATCGGACTGCCCGGCATGAGCGGGCTGGACGCCGCGGCCGAGCTGCGCGAGCAGGCGCCGGGCTGCCGGGTGCTGATCCTGACGACGTTCGGCCGGCCCGGTTATCTGCGGCGGGCGATGGACGCGGGGGCGGCGGGGTTCCTCGTCAAGGACGGCCCGGTGGAGGAGCTGGCCTCGGCGGTCCGCCGGGTACTCGCCGGGGAGACGGTGGTCGACCCCGGGCTGGCCGCGGCGGCGCTCAGCGCCGGGCCCAGTCCGCTCACCGCCCGCGAGCGTGATGTGCTGCGGGAGTCGGCGGGCGGGGCGACCGTCGCGGACGTGGCCGCCCGGCTGCACCTGTCCGGGTCCACGGTCCGCAACCACCTCTCCGCGGCCATCGGCAAGACGGGCACCCGCAACCGCACGGAGGCCCTCCACGAGGCCCGCAACCGGGGTTGGCTGTGACGCGGGCCCTCCGTCCGCCTGCACCCGCCGGCGCGACCCGCGGGACCACCGACGCGGCCGGGTACGGCGCACACGACCCGCGACGTCCCACGCGCAACGGTCCCGGCATGGCCCCGTGGCAGCATGCCGACCGTCTCCGCGCTGCCACCCCCGATGTCCCGCCCGGGCGATCCCGGTAGGGCGCGCCTGGCACGGCCGGCCCCCACGGTCCAGCCGGTCTGCCTCGTCGCCGCGCGGCGGCCGACTCGCACCGGCACCGCTCCAACACCTCCCGGCGCGACGCCCGGACGACCGCCCCCGGCACGACCACCGACCCACCACGACGGCCACCACCCGAACCGGCTCCCGCGGCCCACGGTCCCCTGGCGCGGCGCCGGAAGCAGCCCGCGCCGCCGCCGTTCAGGCCGACGGCTTCGCCGTCGTGCGTGGCAGCCAGGCCCACATCAGGACCGCGCCGACCGCCAGGACGGCCGTCCCCGTGGTGAAGACCAGGGCGTAGCCCTCCGTGAGGGCCTCGGGGGTGTCGCGGCCGTCCGTGCGGGCCGCCGCCAGGGTGGCCATGACCGCGAGGCCCAGGGAACCACCCATGGTGCGTGAGGTGTTGACCAGGCCGGAGACCAGGCCGGCCTCCTCGGGAGCCGCGCCGGAGGTGGCGAGGGAGGCCAGCGGGGTCCCGGCGAGGCCCGCGCCCAGCATCATCAGGACGCCGGGGATCATGATCGCGGTGAGGTAGTCGCCGTCCGCCGTCATCGTCGACTGCCAGGCGAACCCGGCCAGTGCGATCAGCGTGCCGAGCACGGCCACGGCGCGCGGTCCCGTCGCCCGCATCAGGCGCGGGGCGGCCTTGGAGCCGAGGATCACGGCGACGGAGCTGGGCACCAGGGCGAGTCCGGCCTCCAGCGGGGTGTAGCCGAGGACGTTCTGCGCGTACAGGGTCATGAAGAACCACATGCAGAACATCGCGGAGCCGCTGAGGAACATGGCGACGTTCGCGGAGGCCACCGACCGCAGCTTCAGCAGCCCGAGCGGCATCAGCGGGGCCTTGGCGCGGGCCTCGACGAGCAGGAACAGGGCGACGAGGGCGAGCCCGGCGGCCAGCGGCACCAGGGTGGCCGTGGCCGTCCAGCCCTCGGCCTCGGTCTGGGAGACGCCGTAGGCCAGGGTGGCGAGGCCCGCCGTGACCAGGACGGCTCCGGGCAGATCGAGGCGCCGGCCGTCCCCGGCGCGGCTCTCCGTGATCCAGCGGGCGGCGGCGGCCAGCACGACCGCTCCGACGGGCACGTTGATCAGCAGCACCCAGCGCCACGACAGCGCCTCGACGAGCACCCCGCCGACGAAGCCGCCGGCCGCGCCGCCGCCCGCCCCGACGGCGGTCCAGGTGGCGATGGCGCGGGCGCGGGCCGCGCCCTCCGGCACCGCCGAGGTGACGAGGGTGAGCGTGGACGGCGCCAGCACGGCCGCCCCGAGCCCCTGCACGGCCCGCGCCAGCAGCAGCTGCCAGCCCTCCTGGGCCAGCCCGCCGGCCAGCGACGCCAGGGTGAACAGCCCGAGCCCGACCAGGAACATCCGCTTGCGGCCGTAGAGGTCGCCCGCCCGGCCGCCGAGCAGCATGAAGCCCGCGAAGGCGATGGAGTAGGCGTTGACCACCCACTGCAGGCCCTGTTCGTCCAGCGCGAGGCCGGTGCGCAGGGACGGCAGCGCGACGTTGACCACGGAGATGTCGAGGACGACGAGGAACTGGCCGGCGCAGGCGAGCGCCACCACCAGCCACACGGGGGGTGCGGTGCGGGCGGGGGCGCGGGTGGTGTCGGGGGCTTCGAGCATGAGGGTCATGCTCTCAACCGCCGCGAGCGGCCCGCATCGGCATTTCGCCCGACCCCCGGCTCCG contains these protein-coding regions:
- a CDS encoding MaoC/PaaZ C-terminal domain-containing protein, producing MPVDAARALAAAPRTAEISWAPGDVQLYHLGIGAGVPATDPRELRYTLESRLHVLPSFATVAGGGPPGVIAALSMPGVDVDLARVLHGGQSLTVHRPLPVRATATRTDRIAAVYDKGKAALLLLRSDAADADGPLWTAEAQVYVRGEGGWGGDRGPSAGAWEERGAPDRVVERPVREDQALLYRLTGDLNPLHADPDFARRAGYGRPVLHGLCTYGMTLKAVVDTLLDGDVTRVRSFTARFTDVVYPGETLRVRMWRGDGEVRVGVNAVERGDTPVLTDATVRLTEG
- a CDS encoding sensor histidine kinase — encoded protein: MTATCETYPKARGPRGPGLGHPRLLPWLLVAMGAFSHLFQGTTSDPWVGGAGLLAFNSLYVFLAFTTHPCGTRDTVARRVALGLLAAVTCVLAVGHGGDWLLYFPLLGLATGVVLRGRPLLAVAAAVTAVAGAVSWYHDGWGSLDILYATAVSALVTATIVRLADTVYELREARRELARRAVEEERLRFSRDLHDLLGHTMSVIVVKSEAARRLVPRDPQAALAQVTDIEAVGRQALTEIREAVTGYREGSLDTELDRARSALTAAGVDPVVHRSGPAPGPRTEVLLGWVVREAVTNVVRHSAARRCGITIVTTEDAARLTVTDDGTGAKADTATDPGATPAGGTGLRGLAERLAAAGGTLRAGEGAGGGFEVIVELPVGHAAPGAGASSAAREPSAPAV
- a CDS encoding response regulator transcription factor, producing the protein MPREHRPGGPVRVLLAEDQGMMRGALALLLGMEPDIEVVAQVGTGDAIVEAVLTHRPDVALLDIGLPGMSGLDAAAELREQAPGCRVLILTTFGRPGYLRRAMDAGAAGFLVKDGPVEELASAVRRVLAGETVVDPGLAAAALSAGPSPLTARERDVLRESAGGATVADVAARLHLSGSTVRNHLSAAIGKTGTRNRTEALHEARNRGWL
- a CDS encoding MFS transporter: MTLMLEAPDTTRAPARTAPPVWLVVALACAGQFLVVLDISVVNVALPSLRTGLALDEQGLQWVVNAYSIAFAGFMLLGGRAGDLYGRKRMFLVGLGLFTLASLAGGLAQEGWQLLLARAVQGLGAAVLAPSTLTLVTSAVPEGAARARAIATWTAVGAGGGAAGGFVGGVLVEALSWRWVLLINVPVGAVVLAAAARWITESRAGDGRRLDLPGAVLVTAGLATLAYGVSQTEAEGWTATATLVPLAAGLALVALFLLVEARAKAPLMPLGLLKLRSVASANVAMFLSGSAMFCMWFFMTLYAQNVLGYTPLEAGLALVPSSVAVILGSKAAPRLMRATGPRAVAVLGTLIALAGFAWQSTMTADGDYLTAIMIPGVLMMLGAGLAGTPLASLATSGAAPEEAGLVSGLVNTSRTMGGSLGLAVMATLAAARTDGRDTPEALTEGYALVFTTGTAVLAVGAVLMWAWLPRTTAKPSA